One part of the Entelurus aequoreus isolate RoL-2023_Sb linkage group LG05, RoL_Eaeq_v1.1, whole genome shotgun sequence genome encodes these proteins:
- the daxx gene encoding death domain-associated protein 6 isoform X1, whose product MAVAPASIVDNIIILDYDEEESPRPSSSALASSFSQDKARAVSSLRAQQPTPTHITQSPFATAKKEKHVLQAENEKLFSEFVEYCSAMTEDCPQVMAFLQTKHSKACPVYLTSVEFRNSLGRCLTQVQANRSKTFVYINELCTVLRQHAAKRRQTVTAVELAPSTSTLNCLPSTSVERQTRSQAKVETSEQEASGKPAAEDKKQTTSDLQDDQQKAEKKATRASRKQIAYLEKLLKVYNDEICQLQRAELSLDDLGAEDSLYIQEHKLKRKMMKIYEKLCELKGCGSLTGRVIEQKIVYSSTRYPEINKKIERFINSPEARKNPPDYQDILQQVLLANKRHNLCLSRKQLNQIAQEAFRETGSQIQERRHLDLVYNFGSHLTDGYVPAKDPALVDQSLLRKLRSNREVALNHLEDVISKYAVQQEDTEEQDRMRRQGKDSKEGPKAEGTKAVNGVEEEEEEEEDEDDASSDPDIEDEIQASTQQNGADDGDNEEDGDNEEDGDNEEDGDNEEDGDNEEDGDNEADGDNEADGDNEADGDNEADGDNEAEQTLDAHNTEDQTLPRSVPVAEATTGSVKDKALTSGGLCRLSDVTKSLITPLSDVTSVSNSPSQSESSHAPSANGTSNIANDRASSPMLPAMFAKCNSPFSNGTSPLGKSLKRKRMGIKNHISEVGMLLDMGVICASPPRAEGDQAETSDCELVSSSHSPPPKKNKVNVATQCDPQEIIELSDSE is encoded by the exons ATGGCGGTGGCTCCTGCCTCCATTGTAGACAACATCATCATCCTGGACTATGACGAAGAGGAGTCTCCTAGACCGTCGTCTTCCGCTTTGGCCTCGTCCTTTTCTCAGGATAAAGCCCGAGCCGTCTCGTCGCTCCGAGCACAGCAGCCCACCCCGACCCACATCACCCAGTCCCCTTTTGCGACGGCCAAGAAGGAGAAGCACGTTCTTCAAGCAGAGAATGAAAAGTTATTTTCAGAG TTTGTAGAATACTGCTCGGCGATGACAGAGGACTGTCCCCAGGTGATGGCCTTCCTTCAAACCAAGCACTCCAAAGCCTGTCCGGTCTACCTGACGTCCGTGGAGTTCCGCAACAGTTTGGGCCGATGTTTGACCCAAGTTCAGGCAAACCGCTCCAAGACCTTTGTCTACATCAACGAACTGTGCACGGTGCTGAGGCAGCACGCCGCCAAGAGGAGGCAGACAGTGACTGCGGTCGAGCTCGCTCCCTCTACCTCGACATTGAATTGTCTACCGTCTACTTCGGTCGAGCGCCAAACCAGAAGTCAGGCTAAAGTTGAGACGAGTGAGCAGGAAGCTAGCGGCAAACCAGCAGCAGAAGATAAGAAACAGACTACGTCAGACCTTCAGGATGACCAGCAGAAAGCAGAGAAAAAGGCAACGAGGGCGTCTAGGAAACAG ATCGCATACCTGGAGAAGCTGCTGAAGGTCTACAACGATGAGATCTGCCAGCTTCAGCGTGCTGAGCTGTCTCTTGACGACCTGGGGGCTGAGGACTCCTTGTACATCCAGGAGCACAAGCTCAAGCGCAAG ATGATGAAGATTTACGAAAAGCTGTGTGAGCTGAAGGGCTGTGGATCACTGACCGGCCGAGTCATCGAGCAGAAGATTGTTTACAGTAGCACGCGCTATCCTGAGATCAACAAGAAG ATCGAGCGCTTCATCAACAGCCCTGAGGCCCGGAAGAACCCGCCTGACTACCAGGACATCCTGCAGCAGGTTCTGCTAGCCAACAAGCGCCACAACCTGTGCCTGAGCAGGAAGCAACTTAACCAGATTGCCCAGGAAGCCTTTAGGGAGACTGGCAGCCAGATCCAGGAGAGGCGCCACCTGGACCTGGTCTACAACTTTGGTTCCCATTTAACGGATGGCTATGTGCCCG CCAAAGACCCGGCGCTGGTGGACCAATCGCTGCTACGGAAGCTGCGCTCAAACCGGGAGGTggctctgaaccacctggaggACGTCATCAGCAAATATGCAGTCCAACAGGAGGACACAGAGGAGCAAGACAGGATGCGACGACAGGGCAAAGACAGCAAGGAG GGCCCAAAAGCAGAAGGAACCAAAGCAGTCAACGGggtggaggaagaagaagaggaagaggaggatgaagACGATGCGTCCTCAGACCCAGACATCGAGGACGAGATCCAGGCCAGCACCCAGCAGAATGGTGCAG ACGATGGCGACAACGAGGAGGATGGCGACAACGAGGAGGATGGCGACAACGAGGAGGATGGCGACAACGAGGAGGATGGCGACAACGAGGAGGATGGCGACAACGAGGCGGATGGCGACAACGAGGCGGATGGCGACAACGAGGCGGATGGCGACAACGAGGCGGATGGCGACAACGAGGCGGAGCAGACATTGGACGCCCACAACACGGAAGACCAGACGTTGCCAAGAAGCGTCCCTGTGGCTGAGGCAACAACGGGAAGCGTAAAAGACAAAGCGCTGACGAGTGGGGGGCTCTGCCGTCTCTCCGATGTCACCAAGTCGCTTATCACGCCACTGTCGGACGTCACATCTGTCAGCAACAGTCCCAGCCAATCGGAGTCCTCGCACGCACCCTCAGCCAACGGTACCAGCAACATAGCCAACGACAGGGCATCCTCGCCGATGCTCCCAGCAATGTTTGCAAAGTGCAACTCACCCTTTTCTAACGGCACATCGCCACTGGGAAAGAGCCTGAAGAGGAAGAGGATGGGCATAAAGAATCACATCAG CGAGGTGGGTATGCTGCTGGATATGGGTGTCATCTGTGCCTCTCCACCGCGGGCTGAGGGCGATCAAGCCGAGACGTCTGACTGTGAACTGGTCAGCAGCTCGCATTCGCCGCCTCCCAAGAAAAACAAG GTCAACGTCGCCACTCAGTGCGACCCTCAGGAAATCATTGAGCTCTCAGACTCGGAATGA
- the daxx gene encoding death domain-associated protein 6 isoform X2, giving the protein MAVAPASIVDNIIILDYDEEESPRPSSSALASSFSQDKARAVSSLRAQQPTPTHITQSPFATAKKEKHVLQAENEKLFSEFVEYCSAMTEDCPQVMAFLQTKHSKACPVYLTSVEFRNSLGRCLTQVQANRSKTFVYINELCTVLRQHAAKRRQTVTAVELAPSTSTLNCLPSTSVERQTRSQAKVETSEQEASGKPAAEDKKQTTSDLQDDQQKAEKKATRASRKQIAYLEKLLKVYNDEICQLQRAELSLDDLGAEDSLYIQEHKLKRKMMKIYEKLCELKGCGSLTGRVIEQKIVYSSTRYPEINKKIERFINSPEARKNPPDYQDILQQVLLANKRHNLCLSRKQLNQIAQEAFRETGSQIQERRHLDLVYNFGSHLTDGYVPAKDPALVDQSLLRKLRSNREVALNHLEDVISKYAVQQEDTEEQDRMRRQGKDSKEGPKAEGTKAVNGVEEEEEEEEDEDDASSDPDIEDEIQASTQQNDDGDNEEDGDNEEDGDNEEDGDNEEDGDNEEDGDNEADGDNEADGDNEADGDNEADGDNEAEQTLDAHNTEDQTLPRSVPVAEATTGSVKDKALTSGGLCRLSDVTKSLITPLSDVTSVSNSPSQSESSHAPSANGTSNIANDRASSPMLPAMFAKCNSPFSNGTSPLGKSLKRKRMGIKNHISEVGMLLDMGVICASPPRAEGDQAETSDCELVSSSHSPPPKKNKVNVATQCDPQEIIELSDSE; this is encoded by the exons ATGGCGGTGGCTCCTGCCTCCATTGTAGACAACATCATCATCCTGGACTATGACGAAGAGGAGTCTCCTAGACCGTCGTCTTCCGCTTTGGCCTCGTCCTTTTCTCAGGATAAAGCCCGAGCCGTCTCGTCGCTCCGAGCACAGCAGCCCACCCCGACCCACATCACCCAGTCCCCTTTTGCGACGGCCAAGAAGGAGAAGCACGTTCTTCAAGCAGAGAATGAAAAGTTATTTTCAGAG TTTGTAGAATACTGCTCGGCGATGACAGAGGACTGTCCCCAGGTGATGGCCTTCCTTCAAACCAAGCACTCCAAAGCCTGTCCGGTCTACCTGACGTCCGTGGAGTTCCGCAACAGTTTGGGCCGATGTTTGACCCAAGTTCAGGCAAACCGCTCCAAGACCTTTGTCTACATCAACGAACTGTGCACGGTGCTGAGGCAGCACGCCGCCAAGAGGAGGCAGACAGTGACTGCGGTCGAGCTCGCTCCCTCTACCTCGACATTGAATTGTCTACCGTCTACTTCGGTCGAGCGCCAAACCAGAAGTCAGGCTAAAGTTGAGACGAGTGAGCAGGAAGCTAGCGGCAAACCAGCAGCAGAAGATAAGAAACAGACTACGTCAGACCTTCAGGATGACCAGCAGAAAGCAGAGAAAAAGGCAACGAGGGCGTCTAGGAAACAG ATCGCATACCTGGAGAAGCTGCTGAAGGTCTACAACGATGAGATCTGCCAGCTTCAGCGTGCTGAGCTGTCTCTTGACGACCTGGGGGCTGAGGACTCCTTGTACATCCAGGAGCACAAGCTCAAGCGCAAG ATGATGAAGATTTACGAAAAGCTGTGTGAGCTGAAGGGCTGTGGATCACTGACCGGCCGAGTCATCGAGCAGAAGATTGTTTACAGTAGCACGCGCTATCCTGAGATCAACAAGAAG ATCGAGCGCTTCATCAACAGCCCTGAGGCCCGGAAGAACCCGCCTGACTACCAGGACATCCTGCAGCAGGTTCTGCTAGCCAACAAGCGCCACAACCTGTGCCTGAGCAGGAAGCAACTTAACCAGATTGCCCAGGAAGCCTTTAGGGAGACTGGCAGCCAGATCCAGGAGAGGCGCCACCTGGACCTGGTCTACAACTTTGGTTCCCATTTAACGGATGGCTATGTGCCCG CCAAAGACCCGGCGCTGGTGGACCAATCGCTGCTACGGAAGCTGCGCTCAAACCGGGAGGTggctctgaaccacctggaggACGTCATCAGCAAATATGCAGTCCAACAGGAGGACACAGAGGAGCAAGACAGGATGCGACGACAGGGCAAAGACAGCAAGGAG GGCCCAAAAGCAGAAGGAACCAAAGCAGTCAACGGggtggaggaagaagaagaggaagaggaggatgaagACGATGCGTCCTCAGACCCAGACATCGAGGACGAGATCCAGGCCAGCACCCAGCAGAATG ACGATGGCGACAACGAGGAGGATGGCGACAACGAGGAGGATGGCGACAACGAGGAGGATGGCGACAACGAGGAGGATGGCGACAACGAGGAGGATGGCGACAACGAGGCGGATGGCGACAACGAGGCGGATGGCGACAACGAGGCGGATGGCGACAACGAGGCGGATGGCGACAACGAGGCGGAGCAGACATTGGACGCCCACAACACGGAAGACCAGACGTTGCCAAGAAGCGTCCCTGTGGCTGAGGCAACAACGGGAAGCGTAAAAGACAAAGCGCTGACGAGTGGGGGGCTCTGCCGTCTCTCCGATGTCACCAAGTCGCTTATCACGCCACTGTCGGACGTCACATCTGTCAGCAACAGTCCCAGCCAATCGGAGTCCTCGCACGCACCCTCAGCCAACGGTACCAGCAACATAGCCAACGACAGGGCATCCTCGCCGATGCTCCCAGCAATGTTTGCAAAGTGCAACTCACCCTTTTCTAACGGCACATCGCCACTGGGAAAGAGCCTGAAGAGGAAGAGGATGGGCATAAAGAATCACATCAG CGAGGTGGGTATGCTGCTGGATATGGGTGTCATCTGTGCCTCTCCACCGCGGGCTGAGGGCGATCAAGCCGAGACGTCTGACTGTGAACTGGTCAGCAGCTCGCATTCGCCGCCTCCCAAGAAAAACAAG GTCAACGTCGCCACTCAGTGCGACCCTCAGGAAATCATTGAGCTCTCAGACTCGGAATGA
- the tapbp.1 gene encoding TAP binding protein (tapasin), tandem duplicate 1 isoform X2: MASLWSVWSLSLVTFACFGRACSSHCPVLECWMVPDKARAGASNNQEKVLLDVRTSGHHAASQDAPPDGIKRIYSVGDPAATLCHRSLCPLSGSAHKPVCEISSFLPHPSAVKWAASLTESAFSPLYLQADWMAASIQGLDAQLGVSNVLRATTGTSDLDVVLSVSTTTVSVKAGLGETVLLDCQFWADRASPLSGFAIEWRHQFRGSGEMILAYDGKADRLSGTPEEGAMVDFAELHRNRNASLIIRETKVSHTGTYICMVYLPNLLTQVTMELEILEPPSLSMHPASPPLIVTGQSLTVHCEASGFAPHSLDLSWEFKSPDGKTRSLGPGRISGHRQAWDGTYSQDTRLELDTSTLDLGRGGEVTCVGEHPGGTRRASVTLRIIGFSTPSIEDSMAMVGVALVLYGLIKFVSWTFIPSGSNGADEADKKKK, encoded by the exons ATGGCCAGCCTTTGGTCTGTATGGAGTCTTTCTTTGGTTACTTTTGCTTGCTTCGGTCGAG CCTGCAGCAGCCACTGTCCTGTGCTGGAGTGCTGGATGGTGCCGGACAAGGCTCGAGCAGGAGCTTCCAACAACCAGGAAAAGGTCCTGCTGGACGTGAGGACATCTGGCCATCATGCAGCCAGCCAGGACGCGCCACCTGACGGCATCAAGAGAATCTACTCCGTCGGCG ATCCGGCCGCGACCCTCTGTCACCGCTCGCTCTGCCCACTCAGCGGCTCCGCCCACAAGCCTGTGTGTGAGATCAGCTCCTTTCTGCCGCACCCGTCCGCCGTCAAATGGGCCGCCTCGCTCACGGAGTCTGCCTTCAGCCCCTTGTACCTGCAAGCCGACTGGATGGCCGCCTCTATCCAGGGGCTGGACGCACAACTGGGCGTATCCAATGTCCTGCGCGCCACCACGGGTACCAGCGACCTGGACG TGGTCCTCAGCGTGTCCACCACAACGGTCTCAGTGAAGGCCGGACTCGGCGAGACGGTGCTGCTGGACTGCCAGTTCTGGGCCGACCGCGCTTCGCCACTGTCCGGTTTTGCAATCGAGTGGCGCCACCAGTTCAGAGGCAGCGGCGAAATGATTCTGGCCTACGATGGCAAAGCGGACCGGCTGTCCGGCACGCCGGAGGAAGGTGCCATGGTAGACTTTGCCGAGCTGCACCGGAACAGAAATGCTTCTCTAATCATCCGGGAAACCAAAGTCAGCCACACGGGGACCTACATCTGCATGGTGTACCTGCCAAACCTCCTGACCCAGGTGACCATGGAGCTGGAGATCTTAG AACCTCCATCCTTATCCATGCACCCCGCCTCTCCGCCCCTGATTGTTACCGGCCAGAGTTTAACGGTACACTGCGAAGCCTCTGGCTTTGCCCCCCATTCGCTGGACCTGAGCTGGGAGTTCAAAAGCCCGGATGGAAAGACCCGATCGTTGGGACCCGGGCGCATAAGCGGCCACAGGCAGGCCTGGGACGGTACCTACAGCCAGGACACCCGCCTGGAGCTGGACACTTCCACGCTGGACCTGGGCAGAGGCGGAGAGGTCACCTGTGTAGGGGAGCATCCCGGAGGAACGCGGCGGGCCAGCGTGACCCTCAGAATCATCG GCTTCAGCACGCCGTCCATCGAGGACTCCATGGCAATGGTGGGTGTGGCGCTGGTGCTCTACGGCCTCATCAAGTTTGTGTCTTGGACCTTCATCCCCTCAG GCTCAAACGGGGCTGATGAAGCGGACAAG AAAAAGAAATGA
- the tapbp.1 gene encoding TAP binding protein (tapasin), tandem duplicate 1 isoform X1 → MASLWSVWSLSLVTFACFGRACSSHCPVLECWMVPDKARAGASNNQEKVLLDVRTSGHHAASQDAPPDGIKRIYSVGDPAATLCHRSLCPLSGSAHKPVCEISSFLPHPSAVKWAASLTESAFSPLYLQADWMAASIQGLDAQLGVSNVLRATTGTSDLDVVLSVSTTTVSVKAGLGETVLLDCQFWADRASPLSGFAIEWRHQFRGSGEMILAYDGKADRLSGTPEEGAMVDFAELHRNRNASLIIRETKVSHTGTYICMVYLPNLLTQVTMELEILEPPSLSMHPASPPLIVTGQSLTVHCEASGFAPHSLDLSWEFKSPDGKTRSLGPGRISGHRQAWDGTYSQDTRLELDTSTLDLGRGGEVTCVGEHPGGTRRASVTLRIIGFSTPSIEDSMAMVGVALVLYGLIKFVSWTFIPSVRTSFICARRLKRG, encoded by the exons ATGGCCAGCCTTTGGTCTGTATGGAGTCTTTCTTTGGTTACTTTTGCTTGCTTCGGTCGAG CCTGCAGCAGCCACTGTCCTGTGCTGGAGTGCTGGATGGTGCCGGACAAGGCTCGAGCAGGAGCTTCCAACAACCAGGAAAAGGTCCTGCTGGACGTGAGGACATCTGGCCATCATGCAGCCAGCCAGGACGCGCCACCTGACGGCATCAAGAGAATCTACTCCGTCGGCG ATCCGGCCGCGACCCTCTGTCACCGCTCGCTCTGCCCACTCAGCGGCTCCGCCCACAAGCCTGTGTGTGAGATCAGCTCCTTTCTGCCGCACCCGTCCGCCGTCAAATGGGCCGCCTCGCTCACGGAGTCTGCCTTCAGCCCCTTGTACCTGCAAGCCGACTGGATGGCCGCCTCTATCCAGGGGCTGGACGCACAACTGGGCGTATCCAATGTCCTGCGCGCCACCACGGGTACCAGCGACCTGGACG TGGTCCTCAGCGTGTCCACCACAACGGTCTCAGTGAAGGCCGGACTCGGCGAGACGGTGCTGCTGGACTGCCAGTTCTGGGCCGACCGCGCTTCGCCACTGTCCGGTTTTGCAATCGAGTGGCGCCACCAGTTCAGAGGCAGCGGCGAAATGATTCTGGCCTACGATGGCAAAGCGGACCGGCTGTCCGGCACGCCGGAGGAAGGTGCCATGGTAGACTTTGCCGAGCTGCACCGGAACAGAAATGCTTCTCTAATCATCCGGGAAACCAAAGTCAGCCACACGGGGACCTACATCTGCATGGTGTACCTGCCAAACCTCCTGACCCAGGTGACCATGGAGCTGGAGATCTTAG AACCTCCATCCTTATCCATGCACCCCGCCTCTCCGCCCCTGATTGTTACCGGCCAGAGTTTAACGGTACACTGCGAAGCCTCTGGCTTTGCCCCCCATTCGCTGGACCTGAGCTGGGAGTTCAAAAGCCCGGATGGAAAGACCCGATCGTTGGGACCCGGGCGCATAAGCGGCCACAGGCAGGCCTGGGACGGTACCTACAGCCAGGACACCCGCCTGGAGCTGGACACTTCCACGCTGGACCTGGGCAGAGGCGGAGAGGTCACCTGTGTAGGGGAGCATCCCGGAGGAACGCGGCGGGCCAGCGTGACCCTCAGAATCATCG GCTTCAGCACGCCGTCCATCGAGGACTCCATGGCAATGGTGGGTGTGGCGCTGGTGCTCTACGGCCTCATCAAGTTTGTGTCTTGGACCTTCATCCCCTCAG TAAGAACGTCTTTTATTTGTGCTCGTAGGCTCAAACGGGGCTGA